Part of the Lusitaniella coriacea LEGE 07157 genome is shown below.
ACTCAATCGCTCGGCGGTGACGTAGAAGTTGTAATTTAACTCTTCATGACGTTTGAGACTGGTTTCAACTTGCTCGCAGAGGGCTAATAAAACGGCTTTGATGCCTTTTTGAAGTTCCTCTAGTTGTTCGGGAATCGGAGCGACAGACAGTTTTGCCTCGGTCATCGCTGCAAAAATGAGGAACATGGGATCGTCTGGCTCGATGTCATGTTCGTAGAGAACCTGAAACACTTTTGTTCTAATGTCTTCAGGCACTCCCGCCATGATTGCGTTGAGCGAGGCCCGCTTTTTGGGGTCGCTCTTGCCGAAATTGGAGTGCTGAGATTTATTCATCGACAAGCAATCCCGTACTTTCGATGGCCGCAAAACTTTGACGGAGGAACTTATGCACCCGTTTTTTAGAAACCAAACTCAACTTAGGATGGCTTAAGGCTTCTGTTAGGGTGAGCTGGTTCGCTTCAATGAAATTTCGTTCTGCGTAAGGGAATTTAGGGATGTCGATGACCGGAACTCGATACTGACGAACGAGCGCTTGAAGCTCGTCATCTTCATCTACGTGAGTCCAGTCATCGCAAAGACCCCAATTTCGGACTAAAACGTGAGGCATGAATTGACCGAGGTCTTTGAGGGTTTTCATGAAAAGCCCGATCGAGTCATAGCCTCCATTAGAAACATACCAGTTACAGAAACTGACCCCTTCCTCTTTTGCCAATTCGTAAATTTCGTCTTCGAGAAACCACATTTTCATGGGTTCGTGGACTTGTGCGGGTAAGTTCACAATTAAGTTCACAATTACGGTGGATTGGCAGGCAAGGTTGAAAATTTTGTCAGCCTTTGTTCGCTTCTGCTCGCTTTCAGAAAAGTAAGCAAATTCAGTTCTGACTGTTTCCTTATACAATCGCCCGACATCGGGATTGACTCTATCGGTCTCAACCAAGCAAAACGGAGCTTTCAAGTGCTTCAGAGCATACTCAGTTAAGAGCCAAGACAACAGCGATTTTCCGACACCGCCTTTTCTGCCATTGCTCCAATGGATACAGGACATTGGGTACCTCCTTGGGGTTTAAAGATTTTCAAACTCGGACTTAAGGTCGTCATCTTCAAAACGCCGTCCCGTTAGGCGAGCGCGACGTTCTGGCGGGATTTTTGGGGCTTGCTCTGGCACTTCAGAACCTTGAGAAGGCATGGAGGAGCGAATACTTCGGTTTGCCGGTTTTGACTTGACCTCGCTTTGACTTTGAGAGGCTTTCTCCGCTTCAGCCATATACTTTCTCAAGCTCTCAGGACTAATGGTTAGACCTTCTTGCGCCAAAACTTCTACCAGTTGTTTGTATTGGTACCCTTCAGCTTTTTTGGCTTTGAGTAGGGGATATAACTCCCGAACGATTGACTTGAGAGTGGTTGTTTTGGGTTCTTGAGGAGGAGTTTCAGGAAGATCGTTGAGCTTCTGGGACAGTCGCTCCATAAAGCGCTCTTTCCTTTCTCCTCCCTCGGTGTTGAAGAGCGAATAGTTGTCACGATTCATTTCATTGCTGGGTAATGGTTGCCATACATCAAGAAACGTTTGGGAGACGCTGCTCGTTTTGAAAGAGAGCCGATGTCTCCCTCCCACTTTTCCTAAGCTTTATCGTCAAAAGGACGTTTCTTGGGACGCACAGAAGCCTTTCGGCACAACCCTGGAACGTCCATCAAATTGATAAAGCGATCTGCTACGTTTCGTAACTCCAAGCCCGTATTTTGTTCAAATCCCCAAACTTCAATGCGCTTGCCCATCTGCTTGGCATACTTGGCAGGGATAGCAAACCCAGAATCTCCACTGACGATGACCACCGTATGACATTTTTCAGCAAACGCTAATAGCTCTGTGGTCAGTAACAAATCGATATTGGTGTTCTTTTTTTTGTCTGAGTAGTAGCGAATTTGTTGAGCGTGAATTTCAAAGCCCAAGCGCTGGATGCGATCTAGAAATCCTTGTTGATTCTTGCTGGCTCCAATGGCCGTGTAATAATAAGGGCCGATCACCGAGAAAGCATCCTTGCACAGCGATTCAAAAAATTGAGGGAAATTAATCTCTAGTCCTTTTTCTTTGGCGCTGAAGAAAATATTTTCCCCATCAATACAGATCAAGGTAGAGCCTCTTTGTCCGGGCTGGAGACACATTTGGGGAGGGCGCTCTGGCTGGCGTTCGACCTGACAAATCGCCTCGTTGATTCGACCAACATTCAAACCAAAATCGTTTAACGAGCGTTTGAGATTGAGTTGGTTCATATAGAGCGGCATCGCCACGGCAATGGGCAACAGTGCTGGCTGCTTGAGAGCTAACGCCCCTATCCCGGCGAGAATCGAACTACCAAAAAGAATTTTCTCTTGACCCAAGTTTGTGGAAATCACGGTAATTATTACCTCTGATAAACAATCTACGAACCAATCTAAAATTTCAGGAATCTTGAAAACAAATCTCCTGAAGCGATCGCTGAAAGTTTTTGAGGGAAAGGAACGCAGCTATTTCGGGAAGCTGTCCTGTTTCAATATCCCGAAACATTTCCCGGTATAAGTCGCGACGAGAGAATCCGGCAAATTGCTTCGGGAGGGTAAGGGGAAGGGGGAATGGCAAGAGAAGGCATTACAAGTTCCCGGTACGAAAGGGACTCGTAGCTGCCTCGTTTTGGAAAACTAGAATAAGGAAAGGCGCGGTAACGGATAAACCATTGATAATAACCGTGCCATCTTGAGCCAGCTTAGAGTCTCCGCTGCTGCGTACTTAATTTCCTCCGGATATGAACTTCCAGGGTAAGTAAGAGATAATGGGGGCTAGCTCGCTCCCATCATTTGCAACAGGGCATACGACCAAAGCCGCACAGTATTTATCCTTGTTCCGCCGACCTGTCCCTCGGAACTCGATAAACACTCCCTCAGCCCTTCTCCGGCGACAAAAGCGAGTTCCTTTCACTAAAGGATTCTGCTTGACCGCTGAGAAAAGCTCCTGTAGAGCTTCCTGTCCCTCCTTGACTTCTAGCGCCCCGTTCTCAATGGAAACCGTATATCTTAGGCTTTCGTAGTTTCGCGTTTCCGTTTTGAGACAAGACAAACCGATGTTGCCCGATATGGGGTCTGAATAGAAGTCGGTCAAGGTGTAGACGGCGCTAGATAACTCCTTTGACTGAACCACCAGACTAAAGGCAGTTTTGTCTAAAGAGTTCGCCTCTGGAATCTCTAGGGTTTGGATGGTGATAGCTTGCATCTGTTTTTCTCCTACGCAAGTGGTACTCCAATCCCCCACACGGGAAATTGAAGTACCACTCTCAAAGGAAAACAATTTCAACCTTCTCCGTTACCACTCCTTCTATTAAGGGTTATGACAAGCTCAAGAAATTAGTAACACTCAATCTCTTTGAGCGTAAAAGGTAAACAAATTCAAAAAACAAATCGCACAAATAAACTGATGTCAGGTCAATACTTTGGAGAGAAAACAAAAAGGAAAGCAGTTTTATTACTTGAACCCTTAATTGACTGTGCGAATGGAGAGAGGGAAAAGCCACACAAAGCTCTCAAGGATATTTACTGGGGCAACCGAAAATACGAACTTGTGGTCAAAACAGTCGGGTTACATCCATTGGAGCTGCTTGTGCAAAGGAAGCTCAATCAAAAACAGATTAGTGAAACCTTATATCGGCTGAATGATACGGTTAAAATTCTTCAGTTTCACAACCGCTTTGAACGAGAACAACAGGGAGAAAAATGGTGGGCTTTTAGTCTTTTTCTTTGGTCTGACGATAAGGACAAAAATATCAGAAAAATTCTAGACTGGAAAAAGAAAACAACTAGCCAGCTCGAACCCCAAGACCCAATACAGTCCGTTCAATCCTGCTCGCCGTCACGCGGTCACGACGTTTCCCTTGCAGACAGCCAAGTCGAGCTGGACTCTCCTTTTTACATCCCGCGTCAAGAGATTGAATCTGACTGCTATCAAGCGATCCTCAAGCCCGGTTCTCTCGTTCGCCTCAAAGGACCCCAACAAATTGGTAAAACGTCACTGGTCGAAAGGCTTGTGCTTAAGGCGCGGAGGGAAAAGTATCGCACAGCCGTCTTGAGCTTTAACCTAGCAGAATTAACCGCTACAACAGGGATGTTGAAGTGGCTCTGTGCTGCTGTTAACCAAGAGTTAGAGCTACCCAATAACGTTGCGACCCATTGGGATGACACCTTTGGTCCAAACCAAAGTGCTACCACTTACTTTGAAAAACATATACTCAAAGCCATTCAACAGCCGCTCATTCTTGTCCTCGATAATATTGATGTTGTCTTTGATAAACCAGAACTTCAGGACGGCTTTTGCCGCTTGTTGCGCTCTTGGAACGATTTGACGAAGGGCATCAACCATCGAGCCGCCATTTGGCGACGATTGAGCCTGATTTTAGTCCACGCTACGGATAAGTACAGCTCCCTCGATATCCACCACTCTCCTCTTAACGTTGGCAAAGTGTTTGCTTTACCTGAGTTCAGCGAGATGGAAATTGCCGAGTTAGCCAAGCGTTACCCTCTTGCCAATATCAACAGTCAAGAGGTTAAGCAATACTTTGGCGGACATCCCTATCTAGTCAGGAGTGCTTTTGACTACCTCCATCAACAACAAGTCAATCTCGAATACTTACTAAAAATTGCACCCACTGAGAAAAGTCCATTCGGCAACCATCTTCGAGGTCATCTCAAAGCATTGCAACAAAATCCATCGCTGGGGCTTGGATTCAAAGAAATCGTAACCAGCAAAGAACCCGTGAGAGTCAGCAGTTCTGAGACGTTTAAACTTCAAAGCATGGGCTTAGTCAAAATAGAAGGCGATTTGTGTTCTCCGCTGTGCGAGCTGTATCGACAGTATTTTTCGCTTCGCCTACAAGAAAAAAGCAATTCTTTGGTTTCTCTGTTGAACCTGCTGCAACTCAAAATTTCTTAGAACTCTCTCATTAGGGGGATTCTGGTTACAAAAACACTTGTTGTTGCTCGACGATGGCTATGACCTACTACTTCTCAGGAACGTTACACGAGGATGACCCCACTTACGTCAAGCGTCAAGCGGATGACGAACTCTTTGAGAGTTTGGCATCCGGACAGTTTTGTTATGTGCTGAGTTCCCGGCAGACGGGGAAATCGAGTTTGCGGGTCAGGACGATGAGTCGTCTGAAACAGTCAGGATTTGCCTGTTCGGTCATTGACGTATCTAAGGATGCCACTGAGGAGGTCAAACCCAGCCAATGGTATGCCAACCTCATCTCCACATTGACCCATGAGTTTGACTTGGATTTCGATGTGGGGAGTTGGTATCGGCAGCAAGACTGGTTTTCTCCTCTCAGTCGCTTTCGCGAGTTCATCGAATCGGTTTTGCTGACTCAAATTCAAGAAAATATTGTTATTTTTATTGATGAAATTGACAGTCTGCTGAGCCTGCCTTTTCCCACTGACGATTTCTTTGCTCTCATCCGGGCTTGCCACAATACAAGAGTAGATAAGCCCATCTACAAACGTCTTACGTTCTGCTTGCTCGGTGTTGCCACTCCTTCGGATTTAATTAGAGATAAGAAACGAACTCCCTTTAACATTGGCAAAGGGATCGAACTGACGCGATTCACCTTTGAAGAGGCGAGAGGTTCTTTAACTCAAGGGTTAGCGCAGAAGGTCGATAATCCCGAGCGGGTCTTGTCTGAGGTACTGAAGTGGACGGGAGGACAGCCTTTTCTCACCCAGAAGCTCTGTCAGTTGATTATCGACAAAACCCAAAGCCGTCAGCCTGATATTAAGCAGTTGGCACAAACCTACGTTATCGAGAATTGGGAAAGCCAGGATATCCCTCCACATTTGGGAACCATTAAAGAGCGCTTGCTGGCCGATGAAAGAATCGCAGGTCGAATGTTGGGGTTGTATGAGGAGATTCTGCGTAACGGCTCAATCTCTGCTGACATGAGCGAGGAAAAGGTGAAGTTGCGTTTGTCTGGGTTAGTAGCTAAGGAAGATGAGAAGTTAGTCGTCTACAATCTCATCTACGCAACAATTTTTGAGCGTAACTGGATTGAGAAAAAGTTAGCCAACCTGCGTCCTAAAGAGTATGCGAGTGCCTTTAATGCGTGGGTTTCCAGAGGTCGAGACGAATCGCTGCTTCTGCGGGATAAACATTTGGAAGTCGCATTGAAATGGCAGGAGGGTCGAAGCCTTAGCGCCGAAGACCAGGAATTTATCCTCAGAAGCCAAGAATTAGACAGGCAAGATCAGCAGAAAGCCAATCTCATTCTCTCCTCTGCCAATCGCAAGGCTCAGAAGCGAATCCTTTTCGGTTCGGCTGTCCTTGCCGTCACTTTGGTTGCGGCAGTGGCAGCGACTCTACAAGCGACTAATGCTTGGCAGCGGTTGACAGAAACCGATAAAAAGCTCGATGAGGCGACTCTAAATTTGCAATTAGCAGACCAAAGAGTACAAGAGAAAGAGGGAGAAGCCAGAGATGCTCAAGCCAAAACTGAGATGGCCAACAAACAGCTTGCAGCGACTCAGAGCAGTTTGCAGAAAACCACTCAGAATTTGGAGTCTTCGCAATCTAACTTGAAAAAGACCAACCAGCAACTGACCACCACAGAATCACAACTTACGAGTACCGAGCAGCAGAAGCGACAGGCTGAACAACAGCTTTCCAGCACAAAAACGCAACTTACGAGTACCGAACAGCAGAAGCAACAGGCTGAGGTAGCTCGTCAACGGGCAGAAGAGGGGTTAGTGACTGCTAATGGAAAGCGAAAAGAGGCTGAGCAAAAAGAAAGGTCAGCAAAAATTGCCGCAGAGCGGGCAGACAAAGATAGAGAGCAAGCTGAACAAAAGACACGCATTGCTCAAGCAGGAACGCGATTAGAGAGAGCTGGCAGTTCCGCTTTAGAACAATTGCAAGTCGATCCGGTTGGGGCATTGCTGAATGCAATGGAGGTCGGTTCTGAACTCAACCAACTTGTTAAGCACCATCAGATTCAATACCTAAATGACTATCCAGCCATCAGTCCTATCTTGGCATTGCAAACGACTTTAGACCAAATTTTAGACCCACCAAGTTTTCTGCGACAAAATTCGGGAATATATAGTCTCACTTTTAGTCCCGACGGAAAACATATCGCAACGACTTCCTGGAATAAGGCTTATATCTGGAATCTTGATGGTCAAAAACTAGCCGTTCTACAGGATCATCAAGATAATATAGACAGCACTTTTAAGATTGAAAGTCTTACTTTTAGCGAAGATGGACAATATATCGCTGCGACAACTTCCTGGAATAAGGCTTATATCTGGAATCTTGATGGTCAAAAACTAGCCGTTTTGCAGAAGGTTAATGACCATAAAACAAGCCTTGCCTTTAGTCCTGATGGTCAGCGCATTGTCACCGCTTCCGAAGATGGAACAGTACGCATATGGACTCTTAATGGTCAAGAACTAACAGTTCTACAGGGGCATCAATACGATGGAACGAGCGTTGCTTTTAGTCCTGATGGTCAGCGCATCGCAATTGCCTCCAAGGATAAGACGGTGCGCATCTGGAGTCCTGATAATCAAGAGCTGGTGATTCTGGAAGAATCTCAGGATGAGCTGAACGACCCTAGTGATGGACTGCCAGACTTTCCCTCCGCTCCAGACATGAGCTTAAATAATGGGGTTGACAGAATTGCTTTTAGCTCTGACGGTCAGCGCATCCTAACCATGAATTCAGGAGAAGTTCATATCTGGGATATCGACGATAGAGAACTTACAATACTTGATAGCTTGAGCGCTACCCTCAGCCCCAATGGGCAGTATATCGCCTTACCAGATCTTGATACAGTTAAGATTTTGGATTCCAACGGTCAAGAGATCTCTGTTTTTGAAAGTAGTCTGAACACGATATTAGATCATCCTACCTTTAGTCCTGACGGAAAGCACATTGCAACCCTTTCCTCTGACAATACAGTTCGGGTTTGGGATCTCAAGGGTCAAGAACTTGCTGTTTTTCAACAACCTCAACGTGGTACTAACCTTGCCTTCAGCCCTGATGGACACAGGATTGCAGTCAGCTCCGGCGAGGAAAATACAGCTCAGATTTGGAATATCAATGGTCAAGATCCCGTCTTACTTCAAGCCTATCCTCAGAATGACTTCCTTAGTTATTTAGCCAAAGTAAACAGTCTTGTCTTTAGTCCTGATGGACAGCTCATTGCAACAACTTCTGATGCTACTCGTATCTGGACTCTCAATGGTCAGGAACTGGCTGTTCTGCAAGGAAACAGGTCCGTTGCCTTCAGTCCTGATAATCAACGCATTGCAACCGCTTCCGGAGATGGAACAGCTCGTATCTGGACTCTCGATGGTCAAGAACTGGCTGTTCTGCAAGGGCATCAAGATGGTATTGACAGTGTTGCTTTTAGTCCTGATAGTCAGCACATCGCGACCGCTTCCGAAGATGGAACAGCTCGTATCTGGAATCTTAATGGTCAAGAACTGGCTGTTCTGCAAGGGCATCAAGATGGTATTGACAGTGTTGTCTTTAGTCCAGATGAAAAGCATATCGCGACTGCTTCCGAAGATGGAACGGTTCGGGTCTGGACTCTCGATGGTCGGGAACTGACTGTTCTGCAAGGGCGACAGAGGGGTCTTATTCAGAGGAACACTGTCTTCATTAGTCCTGATGGTCAGCGCGTTGCAACTATTTTAGACGATGGCACAGCTCGTATCTGGACTCTCAATGGTCAAGAAATTGCTGTTCTTCAAGGTCATAAGGAGAGAATTCGCAGTCTTGTCTTTAGCCCAGATAGCCAGCGTGTCGCGACTGTTTCATACAACGGAATATCTCGGCTCTGGACTCTTAATGGTCAAGAACTTTCTGTTTTTAGAGCGCAACGCGATGTGCGCGACCTTACCTTTAGTCCTGATGGTCAGCGGATCGCCACTATTCTAGACAATGGAACGGCTCGTATCTGGACTCTCAATGGTCAAGAACTTGCTATTCTTCAAGACGATAGGGAAAGAATAGGTCTTCTTGTCTTTAGCCCAGATGGTCAGCATGTTGCAACTGTTTCTAACAACGGCATACCAAGGCTCTGGCAAATTGAAACTCTCGATCAACTCCTAACCAGAGGATGCCAATGGTTACAAGCCTATCTTCCCTATGTGGGTGATGTCAGCGAGACCGATAAACAAGTTTGTGCTGATGACAACGGTATAACTCTTGTCAACCAGAAAAGAATTAAAGAAGATATCCTACCGTAAGAAGTGGTCTCTCTCAAATACAACATCAATGCAACCAAACTCACCCCTAAAAATGCAATCGCATAAATCGCAGCTCCCACTACTACAACTCCCAAAGATATTTTTAGAGCTATTTATCTTTCCCTCCCCTGCTCCTGCACCCTTCTCTGCTCCACCATAATCCCCAACTCACTCTCCTTCGACCAACTCATCTGCCGAGCTAACTTCAACGTTGCCTCCACGTCCTTATCCACAACATAAGCAAACACTTTGGTCTCAACCTTAGCTCGCGAGACCTGTACCAACGCCGCATCCCGTCCAGTTCCCTGCGTCAGGACGTAGGAATGCCTAACCTCCACATCCTTCGCCTCAGTTGTCGTCACCGCATACCCCAACTCAATCCCCTTGTAATGCCGCAAATTAATCGCCTTCATCCTTCCTGTATCCAATCTCACCACAGCCACCTTGGAAATCGGGTCGATATGCCGCACGGTTCCCATACCGTTCTTCATTACGCCATAGGTGCGAGACGTTTCCCGAAACTTTACCCGCTCTCCCTTACGGATAGATTCCCCACCCACTCTCACGGCAGTCTTTCCTATATTCCCCGCTTCAACTAATTTGCTTTGCGCCAAACGGTTGAGAATGCGAACCTCTTCCATTGTCTCTGCAATCATCAGATGTTCCTGGGGTCGCTTCAGTCCCCGCTCGCTCCATTCCTGAACCACCGCTTCTATTGCCGCCTCCTTCGTCTCTGCAATGGATAAAAGCCCTCGTTCGGCTAATGCCTGTAACGCTTTCCTCGCCTGCCCCGACCCGACCCGTTGAACCACTTGCTTTGCCCAGGTTTGCTCCTGACGCTGGACTTTCTTCAATTCTGCGGCTCCTACACTTTGAGCGACTGCCTTCAATGCCCCACTATGCTCGTAGGCTTGGGGTTGCTTCAGGTCGCCAGAGAGAACCAGCTTCGCTCCGGCACGTCGCACTTCCTCAACCAATCGCTTCATTTGGGAAACCCCAATCCCTTGAGCGTTATCGACCACCACCACTGTCTTGGCTGATAGGGGCGATTTGACGACAGAACGGCGACCGTACCGACGTTGACTCTCAGCGGCTCGCTCGATCTCCCACAACAGTTTGGCCAGGGTCACGCTCTGCTGTTTCTCGCCCCACAGCGCTTTGGAGAGCCTGCTTTGCTGACCCATTCCAGTTTGCTCGGCAAGTCTTTGAGCCTGCCGAGCGGATAACGAAACTCCCAGCACTTCATAACCGCTTTTCTCCCATCCTTGACAGGCGGCGGCTAAGGTATGGCTTTTTCCCGTCCCAGAAAGGCCGCAGAGAACTTTTATCCGACCGGGGCGAGCAATCTCCTGAAGGGCTTCTGTCTGCTCGCGGGTCAGATGATGGCGCTCTGCGGCTGCTCGGAGATGCCGCACGGCAACTCGAAAGGAATGCTCTTTCTCCAGCTTGCGCACCTGGGAGAGCAACTGCTTTTCCATTTTGTAGAGTCGCTTGTTGGCAAACCGTTTTTCCCCATCAATACGACCTAGCTCTATGACCTGCCGGGAGGAGAGATATTTCTTGGTAAGTCTCAGGACATCGTTGCTATTTAGTCCCCTTGTCTGTGCTGCTTCGGCCACAGCCCTCACCAAATCCCGATGGGTAAAGTGGCTTTGATGGCGCACGACCGATGTTGCAGCTTCCCGCAGCGTTCGCCATTCCTGCCACTTCTGTCCTAGGACTGTTCGTTCCAGAGGCGCTCGAAGGAGTTTTCGTCCTTGTTCCAGCCCAAATCCGTATTGCTGGCTCGCTTTTTGCCATTGGGCGAACAGTTCGCTTCTGGGGAGTTGAGGTTGTTTCTGCTTGCGGGTTTCATAGGCTACCTTTTGAGCTTCAATCGCGTTCTGAGGGTTTTGAGCTTCGATTTGAAGCCGTCGCGAGGAAAAATGGTTCATCAACTCCAGGTATTTCCCTTCTTCGCGGGAGAAGCCTTGCAGCTCGAACCAACTTTTTTCGCGCTGGAGCAATACGCCGAGGTTTTGTTGCAGCTCCGATGCCAACTCTGCTCGATACACTGCTCCGGCTGCCATTTTGTGGCGATACAGCATCCGAGCAGAGGGGTAAAGACTCTCCGCTCGTCCGCTACTTCGATCGTAGACCACCGGCAGCGAGATCGCGTGGGTATGTAATAAAGGGTCTGGAATGGGGTTGCTTCCTTCTCGGCTGC
Proteins encoded:
- a CDS encoding AAA-like domain-containing protein, translating into MSGQYFGEKTKRKAVLLLEPLIDCANGEREKPHKALKDIYWGNRKYELVVKTVGLHPLELLVQRKLNQKQISETLYRLNDTVKILQFHNRFEREQQGEKWWAFSLFLWSDDKDKNIRKILDWKKKTTSQLEPQDPIQSVQSCSPSRGHDVSLADSQVELDSPFYIPRQEIESDCYQAILKPGSLVRLKGPQQIGKTSLVERLVLKARREKYRTAVLSFNLAELTATTGMLKWLCAAVNQELELPNNVATHWDDTFGPNQSATTYFEKHILKAIQQPLILVLDNIDVVFDKPELQDGFCRLLRSWNDLTKGINHRAAIWRRLSLILVHATDKYSSLDIHHSPLNVGKVFALPEFSEMEIAELAKRYPLANINSQEVKQYFGGHPYLVRSAFDYLHQQQVNLEYLLKIAPTEKSPFGNHLRGHLKALQQNPSLGLGFKEIVTSKEPVRVSSSETFKLQSMGLVKIEGDLCSPLCELYRQYFSLRLQEKSNSLVSLLNLLQLKIS
- a CDS encoding P-loop NTPase family protein, whose product is MSCIHWSNGRKGGVGKSLLSWLLTEYALKHLKAPFCLVETDRVNPDVGRLYKETVRTEFAYFSESEQKRTKADKIFNLACQSTVIVNLIVNLPAQVHEPMKMWFLEDEIYELAKEEGVSFCNWYVSNGGYDSIGLFMKTLKDLGQFMPHVLVRNWGLCDDWTHVDEDDELQALVRQYRVPVIDIPKFPYAERNFIEANQLTLTEALSHPKLSLVSKKRVHKFLRQSFAAIESTGLLVDE
- a CDS encoding DUF6753 family protein, yielding MNKSQHSNFGKSDPKKRASLNAIMAGVPEDIRTKVFQVLYEHDIEPDDPMFLIFAAMTEAKLSVAPIPEQLEELQKGIKAVLLALCEQVETSLKRHEELNYNFYVTAERLSAILNQKLFEIERSQKHQQGAFSVSVKTAWLWCLVTSAIGGLVGALLILTVATIAAAQ
- a CDS encoding WD40 domain-containing protein; the encoded protein is MAMTYYFSGTLHEDDPTYVKRQADDELFESLASGQFCYVLSSRQTGKSSLRVRTMSRLKQSGFACSVIDVSKDATEEVKPSQWYANLISTLTHEFDLDFDVGSWYRQQDWFSPLSRFREFIESVLLTQIQENIVIFIDEIDSLLSLPFPTDDFFALIRACHNTRVDKPIYKRLTFCLLGVATPSDLIRDKKRTPFNIGKGIELTRFTFEEARGSLTQGLAQKVDNPERVLSEVLKWTGGQPFLTQKLCQLIIDKTQSRQPDIKQLAQTYVIENWESQDIPPHLGTIKERLLADERIAGRMLGLYEEILRNGSISADMSEEKVKLRLSGLVAKEDEKLVVYNLIYATIFERNWIEKKLANLRPKEYASAFNAWVSRGRDESLLLRDKHLEVALKWQEGRSLSAEDQEFILRSQELDRQDQQKANLILSSANRKAQKRILFGSAVLAVTLVAAVAATLQATNAWQRLTETDKKLDEATLNLQLADQRVQEKEGEARDAQAKTEMANKQLAATQSSLQKTTQNLESSQSNLKKTNQQLTTTESQLTSTEQQKRQAEQQLSSTKTQLTSTEQQKQQAEVARQRAEEGLVTANGKRKEAEQKERSAKIAAERADKDREQAEQKTRIAQAGTRLERAGSSALEQLQVDPVGALLNAMEVGSELNQLVKHHQIQYLNDYPAISPILALQTTLDQILDPPSFLRQNSGIYSLTFSPDGKHIATTSWNKAYIWNLDGQKLAVLQDHQDNIDSTFKIESLTFSEDGQYIAATTSWNKAYIWNLDGQKLAVLQKVNDHKTSLAFSPDGQRIVTASEDGTVRIWTLNGQELTVLQGHQYDGTSVAFSPDGQRIAIASKDKTVRIWSPDNQELVILEESQDELNDPSDGLPDFPSAPDMSLNNGVDRIAFSSDGQRILTMNSGEVHIWDIDDRELTILDSLSATLSPNGQYIALPDLDTVKILDSNGQEISVFESSLNTILDHPTFSPDGKHIATLSSDNTVRVWDLKGQELAVFQQPQRGTNLAFSPDGHRIAVSSGEENTAQIWNINGQDPVLLQAYPQNDFLSYLAKVNSLVFSPDGQLIATTSDATRIWTLNGQELAVLQGNRSVAFSPDNQRIATASGDGTARIWTLDGQELAVLQGHQDGIDSVAFSPDSQHIATASEDGTARIWNLNGQELAVLQGHQDGIDSVVFSPDEKHIATASEDGTVRVWTLDGRELTVLQGRQRGLIQRNTVFISPDGQRVATILDDGTARIWTLNGQEIAVLQGHKERIRSLVFSPDSQRVATVSYNGISRLWTLNGQELSVFRAQRDVRDLTFSPDGQRIATILDNGTARIWTLNGQELAILQDDRERIGLLVFSPDGQHVATVSNNGIPRLWQIETLDQLLTRGCQWLQAYLPYVGDVSETDKQVCADDNGITLVNQKRIKEDILP
- the mobF gene encoding MobF family relaxase encodes the protein MGLTFSAPKSVSLFWVVAEVEIRTLIEEAHERAVAKAIEYIEQKALGGEKSLIIASFQQGSSREGSNPIPDPLLHTHAISLPVVYDRSSGRAESLYPSARMLYRHKMAAGAVYRAELASELQQNLGVLLQREKSWFELQGFSREEGKYLELMNHFSSRRLQIEAQNPQNAIEAQKVAYETRKQKQPQLPRSELFAQWQKASQQYGFGLEQGRKLLRAPLERTVLGQKWQEWRTLREAATSVVRHQSHFTHRDLVRAVAEAAQTRGLNSNDVLRLTKKYLSSRQVIELGRIDGEKRFANKRLYKMEKQLLSQVRKLEKEHSFRVAVRHLRAAAERHHLTREQTEALQEIARPGRIKVLCGLSGTGKSHTLAAACQGWEKSGYEVLGVSLSARQAQRLAEQTGMGQQSRLSKALWGEKQQSVTLAKLLWEIERAAESQRRYGRRSVVKSPLSAKTVVVVDNAQGIGVSQMKRLVEEVRRAGAKLVLSGDLKQPQAYEHSGALKAVAQSVGAAELKKVQRQEQTWAKQVVQRVGSGQARKALQALAERGLLSIAETKEAAIEAVVQEWSERGLKRPQEHLMIAETMEEVRILNRLAQSKLVEAGNIGKTAVRVGGESIRKGERVKFRETSRTYGVMKNGMGTVRHIDPISKVAVVRLDTGRMKAINLRHYKGIELGYAVTTTEAKDVEVRHSYVLTQGTGRDAALVQVSRAKVETKVFAYVVDKDVEATLKLARQMSWSKESELGIMVEQRRVQEQGRER
- a CDS encoding LabA-like NYN domain-containing protein; translation: MISTNLGQEKILFGSSILAGIGALALKQPALLPIAVAMPLYMNQLNLKRSLNDFGLNVGRINEAICQVERQPERPPQMCLQPGQRGSTLICIDGENIFFSAKEKGLEINFPQFFESLCKDAFSVIGPYYYTAIGASKNQQGFLDRIQRLGFEIHAQQIRYYSDKKKNTNIDLLLTTELLAFAEKCHTVVIVSGDSGFAIPAKYAKQMGKRIEVWGFEQNTGLELRNVADRFINLMDVPGLCRKASVRPKKRPFDDKA